One Deltaproteobacteria bacterium genomic window, GTCTATAATCAATGAACTACCCCACCGCAAGCAGCGGGGTATTCAACCCGAAGAGATTAAATAAATGATTTCTTTCAAAATTCGTCATGCATAATTTGGGATGAAGACACTGTAAGACAAGCTCGTTTCCATCCATAAACGATCTTTTTGTACAGTCTTCCACCTTTGTCACGGCTGCGGTGTGACAAGCCGCGTCAACCCGCCAGAGGCTGGTAAGTCTGCGGGATTCATTCCAAGTGACGTATTGAATTGCACGTCTCCGCGCATAGTGACGACTTCCCCTTCAGGCCTCTCCCGATGGGCCGGGGAGGCCCCCACCTTGAGCGATTATCTGGTGAATCAAAAAATGCACTTGACATGAATGCGTTTTGCGTTCATCATGCATGCAAAATGGTAATGTTTTGCTGGCATATTGATGGTGAATTGAATGCTTGATGTCTTGGGGTGCATTTTGGCTGCCTATCCCAAAACTGCCTTGAACCTAAATAGTGTCCATCCATAAATAGGCAATTTTGTTCAAGGTCAAGGAAGGCGAAGATTTTAATCACAGGAATACATTAAAGTATTTCGAGGATTAAAATCTGAGCCTGACGCAGCTTGTCACGCCGTAGCCATAGCGAAGGCGGAAGATTGGGGAAAAGGGCCATTTATGGATGGACACTAAATAAAAGGATCTCATCAAAATTTTGAAACGCTCAGTTTAGGTTGAGATCAAGGGGGTAAGCTAAATTGGATCCTTTGGAGATCTACAAAGACCTTAAACACAAGATCGTATGGCTGGAGTTGAAACCCGAGAGCACCCTGAATTTGGCCGAAGTGGCGGCCAGTTACGGGGTCAGCCGAAATCCTGTAACCATCGCTCTTACCCGGCTTGATGCCGAAGAGTGGGTGATTCGCCATGGCTCCCATTACATGGTCAGCCCTTTGACCCTTGAGCGCATGAGGGAGATCACTGAGGTTCGTGCCGTGACCGAGGTCCAGGCCAATATCTGGGCAATGCATCGGATGTCCATGGAAGGGCTCAAGGAACTGAAAGAACTCAAAGAGGAGATCATCCAGTTAGGGGAGAAGGTGACCAACCGAACCATGGTGGAAATGGATGTCAGGTTCCACAACCTTCTCTACAGAGAGACCCGGAACAGCAAGCTGGCCCAGATTCTGGATCAGTTGCTCAGCCATTACCTTCGTTTCTGGCTTGCTTCACCCTCACGGATCAATAGAACAGACTTTTTTGCTCAGACCCTTGAGATCATCCGGGCCGTCGAAGAAAAGGATGAGGTCAGGCTCAGAGCGGCCAGCGCTGAACACATCAAGATATCCCTGGATGAAATCATGGGGCTGCGGTGAAGCAATAAAGACCGAAGTATGGGGGAAATGCAGGCTGACAATCTTTTAAGAAAGGAGAAATAAGAAATGGAAGTGCTGAATTTCAAGGACTGTGAAGATGTCAAGATAGAGAAGTTCCCTTTTAAAGGTGAGATGCGTGACGTAATCGGGACCAGCGTGAGGTGGCTTTCCCGTTACGGGGACGACGGCAATGGATATCCGGAATACGGCCTCCGATACTTTACGATTCAACCCGGCGGCGAGATCCCGATTCACAATCACTTTTATCACCAGACTATGTACATCCTCTCCGGCAGGGCCGAATGCTGGCAGTTCGACATGGAAGAGAACATAGTGGATAAAAAAATCGTGGGGCCCGGCGACTATATCTACGTGCCGAGCATGGAACCCCACGGCATGAAGAACATCGGGGACGATATCCTGACCTTTCTCTGTTGTATCGGCAATGTGTACGAGAATGAAAACGATCAGGGGGTATAGATAATGATGACTGCAAAGCGTCTGGAAGCATTCGACGCCTACCTCGGAACCGCCATGAACGTCATCCTCACGCGGATGAAAGAAGAAGGGAAGGATGTGATCAATCTGGGCCTTGGAGATCCGGATACCCAGCCTCCGGAGCATCTTCGCAAGGCCTTGGCGGACGCCTGCCTTAACCCGGATCACCATCATTATCCCAGTTTTTATTCCCAGAGGCCCCTGAGGGAGGCTATTTCCACCTGGTACAGAGAACGTTACGGAGTTGAAACCGATCCAGAGACCGAGGTGCTTCCTCTCCTGGGATCAGCAGAGGGGCTCTTTCACATTCATTCTTGTCTGCTCGATATCGATGATGTCGCCCTTGTCCCGGATCCGGCCTATCCCGCTTACGAGGCCGGGGTCAAGATCGCAGGGGGGGTCGTGGAGTATGTGCCCTTGCTCAAGGAAAACGGATTTGTGCCGGACCTGGAGGCCATCCCCAGTGACACGGCCCGCAGGGCCAAGATGATCTGGATCAATTATCCGAACAATCCCACGGCCGCCGTGGCCACGGAGTCCTTTTTTCAAAGACTGATTGAATGGGCCAGGGAATACGAGGTGGCGGTAGTTGCTGACAACCCTTACTCAGAGGTCTGTTTTGATGGTTATCGTCCCCCCAGTCTCTTGAGTTTCCCGGGTGGCGCGGATGTCGGGGTCGAGTTCAATTCTCTTTCAAAGGCTTACAACTGTTGTGGGTGGCGTGTCGGCATGGTCCTGGGAAACAAGGACATCATCGCAGGGTTGGAGAAGATCAAATCCCACTCCGATCGGGGTATATATTATCCTCTCCAGGTGGCGGCCGTCGCGGCCCTGACCGGCCCGGATGACTTCATGGCGGGGCGGAACAGGATGTTTCAGGAACGGCGCGATGTCGTGGTCAATAGCCTGAAAGAAATGGGACTGGCTGTCGAACTCCCAAGGGCCACCTTCTATGTCTGGGCCGCCATTCCGGAGGGATACGGCACATCCAGAGACTTCTGTTTCAAAGTGCTTGATGAGATAGCCGTCTGGATGATTCCGGGTTCCATGTACGGACGACATGGGGAAGGCTACTTTCGGATCGCCCTCACCCATCCGGCCGACCGTCTGT contains:
- a CDS encoding GntR family transcriptional regulator, with protein sequence MDPLEIYKDLKHKIVWLELKPESTLNLAEVAASYGVSRNPVTIALTRLDAEEWVIRHGSHYMVSPLTLERMREITEVRAVTEVQANIWAMHRMSMEGLKELKELKEEIIQLGEKVTNRTMVEMDVRFHNLLYRETRNSKLAQILDQLLSHYLRFWLASPSRINRTDFFAQTLEIIRAVEEKDEVRLRAASAEHIKISLDEIMGLR
- a CDS encoding cupin domain-containing protein codes for the protein MEVLNFKDCEDVKIEKFPFKGEMRDVIGTSVRWLSRYGDDGNGYPEYGLRYFTIQPGGEIPIHNHFYHQTMYILSGRAECWQFDMEENIVDKKIVGPGDYIYVPSMEPHGMKNIGDDILTFLCCIGNVYENENDQGV
- a CDS encoding aminotransferase class I/II-fold pyridoxal phosphate-dependent enzyme — its product is MMTAKRLEAFDAYLGTAMNVILTRMKEEGKDVINLGLGDPDTQPPEHLRKALADACLNPDHHHYPSFYSQRPLREAISTWYRERYGVETDPETEVLPLLGSAEGLFHIHSCLLDIDDVALVPDPAYPAYEAGVKIAGGVVEYVPLLKENGFVPDLEAIPSDTARRAKMIWINYPNNPTAAVATESFFQRLIEWAREYEVAVVADNPYSEVCFDGYRPPSLLSFPGGADVGVEFNSLSKAYNCCGWRVGMVLGNKDIIAGLEKIKSHSDRGIYYPLQVAAVAALTGPDDFMAGRNRMFQERRDVVVNSLKEMGLAVELPRATFYVWAAIPEGYGTSRDFCFKVLDEIAVWMIPGSMYGRHGEGYFRIALTHPADRLSEAMDRLRGFL